Genomic segment of Salvia hispanica cultivar TCC Black 2014 chromosome 2, UniMelb_Shisp_WGS_1.0, whole genome shotgun sequence:
ACATTTATTTGggatattaattaaaagacTAATAGACAAAAAGGTAATGCAAGGAGTAAATATCGTTGGAAATATAATGAGTTTTTAATTAGCTTGATTACATATACAGAGTGACATTtagcaaattttaaaatgttgttAAGCCAAGACTAAGAAGGCCTCAACAAGCAAAAGTAGCCCACTAACACTAAACACTTTGAATTCCAAAGAAGGCACTGATGATGCGGGGTGATGTGTCCAATTCTTGTCGAAATTTGAACTCGAATCGAGACCAATTTCGTACTTGATCACTTGAGGTCGACATAGCTTGACCCCAAAGGGCGCATAAGTGGGTGACTCGAGCTCAGCTTGATAGCAAAGGTTCGGGTTTCCCCACGCCCCGAAGCGCCGTCCCATCCGCCGGTAGAAGAGCTCCGAGAAATCGAGCTCGCCGGTGAGATTGTTGCCGTGGAGATAGATTGCACTAACATTAGGTAAAGTTGCAATCTTTGAGGGTATATCCCCTGTTAACTTGTTGTCATTGAGACCCAAAAACCTTAGACTTTTCAAATGTGTTAGAGACTCTGGGATGCCACCTGTCAAGCTCGTATTGGCCAGATCCATAGCAGTTATACAATTCAAATCTTGCCATCCAATACTCATTATGTCTCCACCAATGGGATTGTTTGAGAGGACTAATTCTTGCAATGACCCCAATTCTTGAATAGATTCAACCAATCCTCCACTTAACCTGTTGTTACTAAGGTCTAAAAGTGTGAGGTTCTTAAGATTCCGAATCTCACTCGGAATCTCGCCCTCTATTTGATTATCCCTCAAGTCGAGTTTTAACAGGGCCGTCAACCCTCCTAGAGTCACGGGCAGGGTGCCCGACAGCGCATTCCCACTCATATCAAGAATCAAGAGTCGGTTAAGCCCACCTATGCTGCTCGGGACCCTGCCCGTGAACGAATTCCTGGCAAGATTCAAACGCCTCAACGCCACCAAACTACCAATGCTCTCGGGCAGCTGCCCTATTAGGCCATTTTCCGTAATCACCAAAGATTGAAGATTCCCGAGCCCCCCAAAAGTCTCGGGAACTGTTCCGGTGAGGCCGGGATTTGACCGGAACTCGAGCGATTCCAAACTTCCAGAGAGAAACTCCCAATTCCCGGCCGGGATCGAGACGGCACGGCGGCGAGGCGCCACAAAGCAATTGAAGAAGGATAGTGATTTCAAATGCCTTAGTGCAAACAAATTGGGACTAAAATCCACATCTTGTCTACATGTTAAAGAGTTATCTTGAACAGGTCCAATGCTTAAATCAGTCACGTACCAAAATCCATCATACAAATCACAAGAAACTCCCTGCATTAAGAgtgatagaaaaaataaatttccatATGTAGACAATTTGTAGCaagattcattttttaatacttattATAGCAGACAAATTGAGTCAGAGAATGAAGGAAGCTGCACAAGCGAaagctttattttgtttcagtCTCTTACACAATGCAATGCATATAATAGAGAATAAAACTAGAAATAGAAAGTGGAAGTCTTGAATTTTAGAAAGCTTCTCCAAAACGACGTAGTTTTAGTCAGCAAGGAAGAGGAATCCACAGTATAGCAAAAAAAGTTGCACAGTTCTGCACGGATTTGACTACTCTTGCAACTTAAAACGAGATCCTAAAATAAGATGGATATTCTACTTTCCAATACAACTTTAAAACTGGATAAAAGattcaaagaaaatttatggaaagttatttttttttgagagaGAGACCTGAATAGGGGTCCAACCGCAAGGATCTGGATAAAGATCAGAACCATTCCACCATTTTCCAACAAAATCTTGAATAGTATTATACAAAGCTTCTTGCTCAGCTCTCACCATCGGAGCTCCGACGCTCTCATCTTGTCCAATGCATGTCGCAGTGAAATGAATCAAACACACAACAAGAACTGAAAACCTCAAAGACTCGATTTTTATCATGGCTGTTTAAACCCCAGATTTAAAAAAAGCTAGCTAGAAACCAGCAACCAAGAAAATGCAAACAATGGATTCaagaaatcaacaaatttacaAGAATGCGAatgataaaagagaaaaagattaGATTTTTATCGAAATGAAAGCGCAAGGATTAAACGCTGAGAGAATGAAATGCGGAAAGGTGGGATTTTTCGAAGAGGGATTGCAACACGAAAGTAGTGGAGGCTAGAGTTCGATTCTTGCATGAGTTTATAGCAAAAGCTAAGGTAGTAAATGGGGAGTAATGAAAAGGGAGCGTAGACTGTAAGAGCGGCAGAGTTCGCAGTAGTCTGAGGAAGCCTAAGGCATCTTTTCAGCTAATAAGTTCACAACCACAGTTGTCAGTTCGAAAAAGAGAAAACACATATAGCAGTTGTGGTAACTCCAATAATACCAAGATCTAACCAGTGGCAAAAGAGCTGATCAAGAAAAGGTTGCAGCTTCTAATTTGTACGAAGAAATCTATTTCCAAAAGCTTGAAAATACTTAACCCAAGTTGCTATAGTTTGAATTCTTGATTGGATTAATATCGATATGTGAAATCCAATGCTAGATAAGTGATGGTAGTTTAATGAGTGAGTAAACAGTTGGGAGATTTATTGTGGGATATAGGTATCTAGGCTTCTGATCAAAGGGTTTCAAGAGAGATGGGGGGTGGGGTGGGGTGGGTAGGGGGGGGGGGATTAGGGGACCATATTGAATCTTTGATGCTCAAATCAAAGTGAAATATGGGCTTGTAAATGCATGCAAGACAAAGGTAGTTTTTTGTCTAGAGGAAACTTGTTCTCACCTTTGGCTGTTGGGTTCAAAACTGATTTTGCTGTAATAAAAGAGGACAAAAGGAGTGGGCATGAATTCAGACATGGTGAAAGACTCTTCGAAATTTGGacacaacttttttttttctttcttccttgACAGTTCTAAACGCTTGTTTAGTAGTGGGcttcaattaatacatttCAGTTCATTAGAGCCTTCACAGTAATGTCAATTCTCAACCCCAACAGCAACTAGAAAAATGGCAGAGCTAAATTATTGCTTGTTGGGACtgtttaatgcacaattttgTGGTTAAACAACCGTAACATATGCAATGATGTGTGTTTTCACAAACAACACACTGTAGTGTGTGtactatgatttttttgtgagGGGACCAAGGAGATAAATGCAATGTTGTAATGGAGAATTAATGAGGCTTTGGTGTTGGAGAAagggcaaaaaaaaaaggctagtaaaagagagagggagatggGGCTAGCCCACTCTACAAATATCATTTTCCAGACCTAACAATGTGATAAGTCATTTTCTAGACTTTGTGGCTTTTTTTCCTCTAAGATCCTTTCTAAACAAGATTAATGCACCCTAATTTAGCATTTGATTTTCTTACTTCTTTGATGATATGTCACTTAATTGGGGAAAAGGATTGGCCATTGCTTTTCTGGATTTGTAACTGCTATGGGGTTGATGGAAGTAATTGGGGTCCTTTTCTTGCTTCTTTTCTTAAGGCCATTTCTTGGCATGTGCACGAACATGGGTCCCCTTTGGTATTAATTAGCTTCAATTGATATGAATAAGGGTGCCTTTGCCTCCACAAAAATATAGTTCAAGAATTATTGTCAATTATAGTGGAGCAGATACATAATTGCCACCTTTTAACGATAACagattgaattattataaattttctcaAATTATTTGTGAAACAAACGGCTTAAGCCATAAATGAAGTTTCTCAACCTAAGTTGCTCACTACTGTCTTGATTAGTGGGTGTAATAATTTGGGCCACAATTATTAGCTTTAGGTGGTTTTATTCAGTGCAAAGATTTGACAAAATTCAGTTTCCCCAAGCTGATCACACTcgtttgaaaaaataaaataaagaagaataaGGTATTTTGAAATACAACCGGACTACAAAACCGAATATGCTGACGGAttctcaacaaaaaaaatagacccCAACAATTCGGAATCCACTACTTACCTATGCATATTGCTACAACATTTTAACCTTGTGAAGTTCTAGTACGTAAAAAATGACATGTTACAAGAAATTAGCCATCAAGATGTGAAGAATTTCCAAAGCTTTCTGGGCACTGAAGCTTCACCGGGattatcttcttcatcttcatcttcatcatcctcttcttcatcttcatcttcatcttcatcttcatcatcctcttcttctttGGGATTACAGTGCAATGGACTGTTGTGCTCATCTTTGTGGTGGTTGTCGTGATCATCTTTGTCGTTGTATTCTGATGTGCCATTGACCTCCTCGCTGACTATTTCCACTTTATCCATGGACTTGACAGCATTCGaattttcttcaatcttgGCTTCTGATGGAACAAACTGCATTGCAAATTTGAAATACACAACtgatttaaacaacaaaatactTGAGGAAGAAACGTGATGCATTCATAATTTCAAGAGAGACTTACCCTGACTACTCTATCAACCATGATCATTTGTTCGTGTTTATAAGCCACGACCTGGGCTGGATCCTCAGGGTTGTCGCTCTGACTGGCGACTTCAGCTGGTGTggaattaatttcttttgtgtTGCTGTCCATTTCAAACATgcaaaaggaaatcaatttgaagaaaattgatGCATCAACTCATAGTAACTATTTTCATGAATGTGTAGTGAGATTCAGGACTAACGCTTTATGACGTCGAAGGTTATAACGTGACTTTCCAGTATCTTGTGCCACTGGAGCAGCAGCCTGCCGCCTTTTCCTGCGGCCACCCACACTCACGCTTTCCGACTGACCATCACTTTCATCGCCATCACTCATTTTAGAAGACACTGCACGAGTTCGTTTTCTCCGAACAGAACCAACTCCTTTACCAGCAAGGCTAGAATCTCCTCGACTTTCCTCATTGACAGAAGCAGGGGCGTCCTTATTTTCTTCCTCATTTGGATGATCATCTTTTGATGTCCTCCTGAAGAAAGCTTCAGCATCTTCAACTACTGCTTTAACAGAACGTGTTCTGTGGATTACATCCCCTGGTTTTCTAGCATATTTTCGTCTACGATGAGTCATCTCAGAATGCTTTGAATCTTCTGAAACTTCTGGTACAGCTCGATCTATTTCGGTCGCATTGGATTGAGTGGCACCTCCAACTGGCATGCTGGGTTCTCCAACATTTTGAGCACTGACCAGTGTATCAGACAATGCTTGGTCCAAGTTTTGAGAAGGCACGTCTTGTTGAACTTTTGTAGTTGGAGACAACTTAAAGAGTCTGGGGGTGCACTTCCTAAGAAGCCAGGATATACGCCCACCAGAGTCCGGAGATTTTGCATCATTCTCACCAGGAGTTCTCTGAGCCTTTACTTCATAAGAAGCGACTTTTTCCAGAAGTTGTTCACCAATTGCCTGAAGAGGAGAGGCTCCGCTTTCGTCCAGTTCAGTAATAAGATCAGCTAGCATGTAGTCGCTTGCCATGTCCCCACAGTTTTGACAACTCTTTATCCTCTCAAGAAAAGAAACCAACCGGCTTCTTTCTTTGACAAATTGCTGCCTCTCTGACTTGAGCTTTTTACTTAAAATGCCAAGTTCATTAATGTCATTTTGCATTTCTAGCTGCTGCTCTTCCAACTGCTGCTTATTCCGGGCAATATTTACTCTTTCCTTCTCCAATCTGCTTCTCTCTGACCTCATATTTTCCATTTCCTTGTCAGCAACGTCCTTCAAATGACTGATATTGCTACGTTCCTTCTCAGTCTTCTCCTCAAATGCCCTCTCTCTTTCCTGAAGAGATTTCTCGAAATCCTCTTGCTTATTTCGCATTTCTGCCTCAAGATCCCTCTTACGAGTCTCAAAATCACGAATTAACTGATTATGCTCGTTCTGAGCTTTTTCTGATAACATTAACTGCTCATGCTTCATTGTAGCAGCAAATGATTCTTTCTCAAGTCTAAGAGCCTCCATCTCCCTCTTAATGTAGTTTTCCAAGGCTATTTTATCTTCTTCCAATTTCCTTTCCAATGAGTGTTTGTAtttatcatttgtttttttgtctTCGTCAAGTTGTTGCAACTCTCTAGTAACTTCAGCTCTTTTTTGATCAAGAACCTCCCACTCTTCCTCGAATCTCTTCCTGTCTAGCTTTAAATCATCCCGTTCCTTACAAAGCAAATCATTCTGCTGATTGTACCTCTGTATCTCCTGTTTCAATTCCAGTATCAAATGGTTATGATTCTCCCTCTCTTCTTCAGTAATTCTAAGCTTCTCTTTTTCATCATGCATCTGTAATTCTGTCCGACTAATCTCAGCTTTCATCTTCTCAAGCTCATCCCTGAGACTTTGTAATGTTTCTTTCTCTGAAATTATTTCTTGTCTAACCGAGTTTAGATTCTTCTCCTCCAATTTGAGGGCCTTATCTTTTTCCTTCACTCCCTTTAACTTTACATCAATATCCTTCTCTTTCTCCTTTACCCTTTCAGATTTCTTCTCCAGAGCCTGTTCCcgctttttcaatttttccatCATATGGCTGGTTTCGCTCTCCTTCTTAACCAATTCATCAGTTTTGACTCTAAGCTCATCCTCAAGCaactttctcttctcttccatTTCTACTTCAAGGTCCTGCTTTTTTATCTCAAATGCAGCTTTGTGCTCATCAACAAGGTTCTGAATCTCCATCTGCAATATGACTTATCAACCTTCAGAGGGTttctatgaaaaataaaaaggacccaaaattccaactatCCAACTAAATAGCtgatatataatgaaatgaaattgcaTAATAGGAGGATTTAGCAACCATATAGTAATCTCATCTTTTGCACTACAGTCTACACACTCTATTTGTTTCTGTACAAGATAGGTAGATTGATTGCAGGAACAACACTGAACATTCTTACAAATATAATGAAAGCATATGATGGCCTCCCTAAACTTGAGTAGGaatatcaattgaatatttgaatataaagaTGAATTTTTGGTTACCGAGATGATGCAAAATCAACAAGATATATTCCACAAATAAATTTCCCACAATCTATTGCAAATTTTCCAACACAAAGTAGTCATTATGCAAAACAGTTCTCGTCCGTGAAGAGAGGAAATGCAGAAAAAAGGCTACTAACAGATACCATTACTCAACACCCGCAAATTATTTGGATCATTAAGGAAGCTATAAACAAAATCAGAAAGTGCAgcataaaaaatcaacaaatctTCATGCAAAGTGCAAAGTAAGGAAAGCAACTCACTCTCTCCCTCTTGCTCAGCTTCTCAGTCAACACACTTAAATCTTTTTCCTTCGTCTCTAAACTAGATCTAAGAGCTTCAGCTTTCTGCACAGAAGTCAATCCAAAGTTAGACATAAAAAGTATAGagtacaattttaaaactagaTACAATCAGAGGCTTACTTCCTCTTTCTCGATCAGTTCAGAAAGTTTTTTGTCAacctcttcttcttttttctttagatTCAAATTTAGCAACTCAGTCCTCTTCTGTTCTTCAGCAAATTCACTCTCTTTCTGCTTCAACATCCTATTTAGTTCGTTTAActtctcctctctctcatTAATATGTCTCCTATTCTGACAAAGTCTCTCTTCACCTTCTTGCAGTTTCCTTTCCCACTCCTGCATATCTTCTTTATGCTTTAGATAAGTTGCTTCGTGGGCATCCCGCCTGGTATAGAATTAGacaaagatatttataaacaaaatcatGAGCTACAATCAAATAAGCAAAACGATTAAGTCATCACATTAATCATACTCGGAGATGAAGGACATGCGCTCCGTTTTAAGTACACTTTCACGTGTCTCAACCTCTTGCAATTTCCTCTCCATCTCTAAACTCTTTCTGCTGGCCTCAGCAAGCTTTGAATCAGCAGCAAGCAACTTCTGTTGCACCTCCAAAGACCGATCTTCAATTCCAGCCACCAAATGATTGGCATCAGCAAGCTTCGTATCAGATGTTATCTTAATTTTGTCATGCTCCGCGTATATCTCACGAAGAGACCTCTCGAGCTGCAGAAAGTAAGCTTTAGCATTTCACAATGACAAACACCACATATTGAATTTACAATGACAACATAATCACCTCTGCCACACATTGTCTCTCAACCTCAAGAGCCTTTCTCAAATTAGTTTCACGCTCCTCCACTTGATTAACTGCAGTCAAGTGTGTTGCCTTTTCACGTTTGAGAAGCTCCTGCGCTTCTAGAAGAGATTGATGAAGTTCTTCATACTTTGAAGTCCACTCTTTATTCTCAATTAGTAGCAAACCcatattatattgataatCGTGAAGCTGCATGAGCACGACATAAGATTGAGTAAGCTTCAAATTGGTTCCACACTTCCAGGATATGCTGCATCTTAAGTCTTAACATAATCAATGATTCCATATACACCAACAATATATGCCAAATTCTAATCAAGTCCAGAAACAAAGAGTTTATACATCTTTGGCAATAGTTCATTCACCTTATCGATGTCTCAGCtcattatatttatcattctcAGCATTATACACTGttactatgatttaatttCTGCTCTATTATCTCATAATGCTCTGGGCACCTTACATGAAGCAACTActactttatttctcaatgaGATGGGCGAATTTCCAGCCGGCATTACACTTAAGCATATCAAAACCTAACCAAGAGTTCTTATGCTATGCGATCACCCATTCACCAGTCAAGTTAAAGActcaaatgaaaaaacaatataaatcaaatgaataaacaaagCAGTCAAGTTAAAGACTCAAACGTTCAAAATGAAACAAAGCCGCAAAAAGTAAGTACAAATTTGGCCATTCTAATCTAACCTCTCTTTCAAGCCTCTGGGCTTTCTCCAGCAATGCTTCTCGATCACGTCTCTCCAACGCCGCCTCATCCAGCAGCCCCACCTCCCGAAACCTTCTCCAATCGTCCATATTCTCCGTCTCAGCTCTATCCCCATTGTCATTCAACAAGCCCCTCggtgga
This window contains:
- the LOC125204353 gene encoding piriformospora indica-insensitive protein 2-like, translated to MIKIESLRFSVLVVCLIHFTATCIGQDESVGAPMVRAEQEALYNTIQDFVGKWWNGSDLYPDPCGWTPIQGVSCDLYDGFWYVTDLSIGPVQDNSLTCRQDVDFSPNLFALRHLKSLSFFNCFVAPRRRAVSIPAGNWEFLSGSLESLEFRSNPGLTGTVPETFGGLGNLQSLVITENGLIGQLPESIGSLVALRRLNLARNSFTGRVPSSIGGLNRLLILDMSGNALSGTLPVTLGGLTALLKLDLRDNQIEGEIPSEIRNLKNLTLLDLSNNRLSGGLVESIQELGSLQELVLSNNPIGGDIMSIGWQDLNCITAMDLANTSLTGGIPESLTHLKSLRFLGLNDNKLTGDIPSKIATLPNVSAIYLHGNNLTGELDFSELFYRRMGRRFGAWGNPNLCYQAELESPTYAPFGVKLCRPQVIKYEIGLDSSSNFDKNWTHHPASSVPSLEFKVFSVSGLLLLVEAFLVLA
- the LOC125205440 gene encoding nuclear matrix constituent protein 1-like; this translates as MFTPKRQWQGQSRTPRNEVRTPNPTTGKDKLVTFIDGPPPPPPRGLLNDNGDRAETENMDDWRRFREVGLLDEAALERRDREALLEKAQRLERELHDYQYNMGLLLIENKEWTSKYEELHQSLLEAQELLKREKATHLTAVNQVEERETNLRKALEVERQCVAELERSLREIYAEHDKIKITSDTKLADANHLVAGIEDRSLEVQQKLLAADSKLAEASRKSLEMERKLQEVETRESVLKTERMSFISERDAHEATYLKHKEDMQEWERKLQEGEERLCQNRRHINEREEKLNELNRMLKQKESEFAEEQKRTELLNLNLKKKEEEVDKKLSELIEKEEKAEALRSSLETKEKDLSVLTEKLSKRERMEIQNLVDEHKAAFEIKKQDLEVEMEEKRKLLEDELRVKTDELVKKESETSHMMEKLKKREQALEKKSERVKEKEKDIDVKLKGVKEKDKALKLEEKNLNSVRQEIISEKETLQSLRDELEKMKAEISRTELQMHDEKEKLRITEEERENHNHLILELKQEIQRYNQQNDLLCKERDDLKLDRKRFEEEWEVLDQKRAEVTRELQQLDEDKKTNDKYKHSLERKLEEDKIALENYIKREMEALRLEKESFAATMKHEQLMLSEKAQNEHNQLIRDFETRKRDLEAEMRNKQEDFEKSLQERERAFEEKTEKERSNISHLKDVADKEMENMRSERSRLEKERVNIARNKQQLEEQQLEMQNDINELGILSKKLKSERQQFVKERSRLVSFLERIKSCQNCGDMASDYMLADLITELDESGASPLQAIGEQLLEKVASYEVKAQRTPGENDAKSPDSGGRISWLLRKCTPRLFKLSPTTKVQQDVPSQNLDQALSDTLVSAQNVGEPSMPVGGATQSNATEIDRAVPEVSEDSKHSEMTHRRRKYARKPGDVIHRTRSVKAVVEDAEAFFRRTSKDDHPNEEENKDAPASVNEESRGDSSLAGKGVGSVRRKRTRAVSSKMSDGDESDGQSESVSVGGRRKRRQAAAPVAQDTGKSRYNLRRHKANTKEINSTPAEVASQSDNPEDPAQVVAYKHEQMIMVDRVVRFVPSEAKIEENSNAVKSMDKVEIVSEEVNGTSEYNDKDDHDNHHKDEHNSPLHCNPKEEEDDEDEDEDEDEEEDDEDEDEEDNPGEASVPRKLWKFFTS